In a genomic window of Streptomyces katrae:
- a CDS encoding MrpF/PhaF family protein — protein sequence MSGSTGEQWNVWLGAAAVLLVLGLPPGLAAGCRGTPPQRLAGLALTGTTATVVLLLAARGFGRSGYEDLGLVLAVLGPVGVLVFARVLGRPQRSPERPGKEGDGGSP from the coding sequence ATGAGCGGGAGCACGGGCGAGCAGTGGAACGTCTGGCTCGGCGCCGCCGCCGTCCTGCTGGTCCTCGGCCTGCCGCCCGGTCTGGCGGCCGGCTGCCGGGGCACCCCGCCGCAGCGGCTGGCCGGCCTCGCCCTGACCGGGACCACGGCCACCGTCGTACTGCTCCTGGCCGCACGCGGCTTCGGCCGCAGCGGCTACGAGGACCTCGGCCTGGTCCTGGCCGTACTGGGCCCGGTCGGCGTCCTGGTCTTCGCCCGCGTCCTGGGCCGCCCCCAGAGGTCCCCGGAGCGCCCCGGGAAGGAGGGTGACGGTGGATCCCCGTGA
- a CDS encoding monovalent cation/H(+) antiporter subunit G has translation MDPREVCAVVLLAAGTGVLLLSGAALLALPRPYARLHALSSASSLGAPLCALALAVAAGPGREAGKLLVVAALMVLGGTLTTLAVGRSTAVDEGRVPRDSPP, from the coding sequence GTGGATCCCCGTGAAGTCTGCGCCGTCGTCCTGCTCGCCGCCGGGACCGGGGTCCTGCTGCTGTCGGGAGCCGCGCTGCTGGCGCTGCCCCGGCCCTACGCACGGCTGCACGCCCTGTCGTCCGCCTCCTCCCTGGGCGCCCCGCTGTGCGCCCTCGCCCTGGCGGTGGCCGCCGGGCCCGGCCGGGAGGCGGGGAAACTGCTGGTCGTGGCCGCGCTCATGGTGCTGGGCGGAACCCTGACCACCCTCGCCGTGGGCCGCTCCACCGCCGTGGACGAGGGCCGCGTCCCCCGGGACTCCCCGCCGTGA
- a CDS encoding Na(+)/H(+) antiporter subunit B, producing the protein MTPVGLLVDLTVLLVAAVATVAVRTHDPVRQAVVLSQLGLLLALLFTFLQAPDVALSQLAVGTVVTPLLIMLTVRKIRRQTGSATGGGRRGRGGNR; encoded by the coding sequence GTGACCCCCGTCGGGCTCCTCGTCGACCTCACCGTGCTGCTGGTCGCGGCCGTCGCCACCGTCGCCGTCCGCACCCACGACCCGGTCCGCCAGGCCGTCGTGCTCAGCCAGCTCGGGCTCCTGCTCGCCCTGCTGTTCACCTTCCTCCAGGCCCCCGACGTGGCACTGTCCCAGCTGGCCGTGGGCACCGTCGTCACCCCGCTGCTGATCATGCTGACCGTCCGCAAGATCCGCCGGCAGACCGGATCGGCCACCGGCGGCGGGCGGCGCGGCCGGGGCGGGAACCGGTGA
- a CDS encoding MnhB domain-containing protein, producing MNRTARTTLFWCAALAIALCYGISCGHLPGFGGSFHPYADRAVPAALAHRTANAVASVNFDQRGFDTLGEEFILFTAVLGAAMVLRRARDEHTVSPRPGRVLPTVRLAGTVLLPVALVTGVYVIAHGQLTPGGGFQGGVALATGLHVAYLAADYRVLRNVRPRTVLDLADAMAAGAFAALGLAGLAWGSAYLENVLPWGVQGQIVSGGTVPLLNAAVGVEVGSALVVLLAAFLDQALEIETG from the coding sequence GTGAACCGCACCGCGCGCACCACGCTGTTCTGGTGCGCGGCCCTGGCCATCGCCCTCTGCTACGGGATCTCCTGCGGGCACCTCCCCGGCTTCGGCGGGTCCTTCCACCCCTACGCCGACCGGGCCGTCCCGGCCGCCCTGGCGCACCGCACCGCGAACGCCGTCGCCTCCGTCAACTTCGACCAGCGCGGATTCGACACCCTGGGCGAGGAGTTCATCCTCTTCACCGCGGTCCTCGGCGCCGCGATGGTCCTGCGCCGGGCCCGCGACGAGCACACCGTCAGCCCCCGCCCCGGCCGCGTCCTGCCCACCGTCCGCCTGGCCGGCACCGTGCTCCTGCCGGTCGCCCTCGTCACCGGTGTGTACGTCATCGCCCACGGGCAGCTCACCCCCGGCGGCGGGTTCCAGGGCGGCGTGGCCCTCGCCACCGGACTGCACGTCGCCTACCTGGCGGCCGACTACCGGGTGCTGCGCAACGTCCGCCCCCGGACCGTCCTCGACCTCGCCGACGCGATGGCGGCCGGCGCCTTCGCCGCCCTCGGGCTGGCCGGTCTGGCCTGGGGATCGGCCTACCTGGAGAACGTCCTGCCCTGGGGCGTGCAGGGCCAGATCGTCTCCGGCGGCACCGTGCCCCTGCTCAACGCCGCCGTGGGGGTGGAGGTCGGCTCCGCCCTCGTCGTACTGCTCGCCGCCTTCCTCGACCAGGCCCTGGAGATCGAGACCGGATGA
- a CDS encoding NADH-quinone oxidoreductase subunit K — translation MTTTLLAAAPATGQATTDPLPYLAAGWILLAGLHGLVTSRHAVHAIGCLTVVQSGTYVLLLAVGYRRGATAPYFTDIPPTTPVADPVAHALTLTDVVVGAAVSALLLALVLQTAKRHGTADPDALTGLKG, via the coding sequence ATGACGACCACCCTGCTGGCGGCCGCCCCGGCGACCGGCCAGGCCACCACCGACCCGTTGCCCTACCTCGCCGCCGGCTGGATCCTCCTCGCCGGCCTCCACGGCCTGGTCACCAGCCGCCACGCCGTGCACGCCATCGGCTGCCTCACCGTGGTCCAGTCCGGCACGTACGTCCTGCTGCTGGCCGTCGGCTACCGGCGGGGCGCAACCGCCCCCTACTTCACCGACATCCCGCCCACCACCCCGGTGGCCGACCCCGTGGCCCACGCCCTCACCCTCACCGACGTGGTCGTGGGGGCCGCCGTCAGCGCCCTGCTGCTCGCCCTCGTCCTGCAGACCGCCAAACGGCACGGCACCGCCGACCCCGACGCCCTGACCGGCCTCAAGGGCTGA
- a CDS encoding complex I subunit 5 family protein, translating to MTHAAALLPLTVAWPLLGAVLLAGPGRWLPRLGADALASAWATAQLALLAWLWSAAGDGRIISWVAAWTPVDGHSVGIVLAADRIGGGLALLAAALVLAALGYSWHYFDEPESERGHGGAFPALLLLFEAGMCGFALTGDLFDAFVFFELMGVAAYALTAYRVEEPRPLQGALAFALTGSVAGYCALLGIGLLYSRTGELAFARIGEVLDREPAGPVSAAAFALIATAMLVKAAAVPFHFWLPDAHAEAPSPVCMLLSGVMVELGLYGLLRVYWTVFSGPGGIPAEAFRTTFLVVGALTALTGGVLCWQQRHLKRLLAHSTVGHMGLFLCAAALLTPAGTAGAALYALGHAGAKAALFALVGVLLDRFGSVDEHGLYGRGRDLVAAGALTVTGALALAGLPPFGTGLGKSVAEHATVHEAPWLLPVFLLVPAVTAGAVLRAALRVFAGAGTTPRQRHAGPETTGSGEEPEVRDPSRRVPRVMLVVPALLLGASLAVGLLPGLAHRIAEAAARFCDPAGYAAAVTGRTVPAAGPRVPEAGWTATGVLLGLAGTLLAVAMAAAALWGPALKGPAAVAARTAADRLTVLAVVPLRRLHSGHVGDYVAWLAAGLAALMVVFALCT from the coding sequence GTGACGCACGCCGCCGCCCTGCTCCCGCTCACCGTCGCCTGGCCGCTGCTCGGAGCCGTCCTGCTGGCCGGTCCCGGCCGGTGGCTGCCCCGGCTCGGCGCCGACGCCCTCGCCAGCGCCTGGGCCACCGCCCAACTGGCCCTGCTCGCCTGGCTGTGGTCCGCCGCCGGGGACGGGCGGATCATCAGCTGGGTCGCCGCCTGGACCCCCGTCGACGGCCACAGCGTCGGCATCGTCCTCGCCGCCGACCGCATCGGCGGCGGGCTGGCGCTCCTCGCGGCCGCCCTCGTCCTGGCCGCCCTCGGCTACTCCTGGCACTACTTCGACGAACCGGAGAGCGAGCGCGGGCACGGCGGCGCGTTCCCGGCCCTGCTGCTCCTCTTCGAGGCCGGCATGTGCGGGTTCGCCCTCACCGGCGACCTGTTCGACGCCTTCGTCTTCTTCGAGCTGATGGGCGTCGCCGCGTACGCCCTCACCGCCTACCGCGTCGAGGAGCCCCGCCCCCTCCAGGGCGCCCTCGCCTTCGCGCTGACCGGCTCGGTCGCCGGGTACTGCGCCCTGCTCGGCATCGGTCTGCTCTACTCCCGCACCGGGGAACTGGCCTTCGCCCGGATCGGCGAGGTGCTCGACCGGGAGCCGGCGGGACCGGTCTCCGCCGCGGCCTTCGCACTGATCGCCACGGCCATGCTGGTCAAGGCGGCCGCCGTGCCCTTCCACTTCTGGCTGCCCGACGCCCACGCCGAAGCCCCCTCCCCGGTGTGCATGCTGCTGTCCGGGGTGATGGTCGAGCTCGGGCTCTACGGACTGCTGCGCGTCTACTGGACGGTCTTCTCCGGGCCCGGCGGCATCCCCGCGGAGGCCTTCCGCACCACCTTCCTGGTGGTCGGCGCGCTGACCGCGCTGACCGGAGGCGTGCTCTGCTGGCAGCAGCGCCACCTCAAACGGCTGCTCGCGCACTCCACCGTCGGCCACATGGGGCTGTTCCTGTGCGCGGCCGCCCTGCTCACCCCGGCGGGCACCGCCGGGGCCGCCCTGTACGCCCTCGGCCACGCCGGTGCCAAGGCCGCCCTCTTCGCCCTGGTCGGCGTGCTCCTCGACCGGTTCGGCTCGGTGGACGAACACGGGCTGTACGGGCGCGGCCGCGACCTCGTGGCGGCCGGGGCGCTGACCGTGACGGGCGCCCTGGCCCTGGCCGGCCTGCCGCCGTTCGGCACCGGCCTGGGCAAGTCGGTCGCCGAGCACGCCACGGTCCATGAGGCCCCCTGGCTGCTGCCGGTGTTCCTGCTGGTCCCCGCCGTCACCGCGGGCGCCGTCCTGCGGGCCGCCCTGCGGGTGTTCGCCGGCGCCGGGACGACGCCCCGGCAGCGGCACGCGGGCCCCGAGACCACGGGCAGCGGGGAGGAGCCGGAGGTCCGCGACCCCAGCCGCCGCGTCCCGCGCGTCATGCTCGTCGTCCCCGCCCTGCTCCTGGGCGCCTCGCTCGCGGTGGGCCTGCTGCCCGGCCTCGCCCACCGGATCGCGGAGGCCGCCGCCCGGTTCTGCGACCCGGCCGGCTACGCCGCCGCCGTGACGGGCCGGACGGTCCCGGCGGCCGGCCCGCGGGTGCCCGAGGCCGGCTGGACGGCCACGGGGGTACTCCTCGGCCTGGCCGGCACCCTGCTGGCGGTGGCGATGGCCGCCGCCGCGCTCTGGGGACCCGCGCTGAAGGGCCCGGCAGCCGTGGCCGCCCGGACCGCGGCCGACCGCCTCACCGTCCTCGCGGTCGTCCCGCTGCGCCGCCTGCACTCCGGGCACGTGGGGGACTACGTCGCCTGGCTCGCCGCCGGACTGGCCGCGCTGATGGTGGTGTTCGCCCTGTGCACCTGA
- a CDS encoding carboxylate-amine ligase, whose translation MHALTMGVEEEFLLVDRASRRPADRAPAVIAAAAVELGEQVQTEFFAAQVEVCTLPVADTTGLRAELARLRRTAVAAAEEFGCRLLATGTPAMPPARPLTVTDTDRYRRMARAFDALVGRYDGLVCGCHVHLGTMDRATALDLSHRLRPWLPVLQSLTGNSPFVLGRDTGFDSWRYKQFSRWPTVGPAPVMCEAQYEAYVGALVEHRILMDRRMLYWYARPSEHVPTLEIRVADSNADIETVVLVAALLRGLAQDLLAEAERHQPPPEVSDRRLRAAHELAAAEGLHGWGLDPFSGERLPAGTLVDRLLARAAPGLEAAGDLALVEDLLRRLRREGSGAARQRAALHRHGRLSEVVDELAAATATV comes from the coding sequence ATGCACGCGCTGACGATGGGAGTGGAGGAGGAGTTCCTGCTGGTCGACCGGGCCAGCCGGCGTCCGGCCGACCGGGCTCCCGCCGTGATCGCGGCTGCCGCCGTCGAGCTCGGTGAACAGGTGCAGACGGAGTTCTTCGCGGCACAGGTCGAGGTGTGCACCCTGCCCGTCGCCGACACCACCGGCCTGCGGGCCGAGCTCGCGCGGCTGCGGCGCACCGCCGTGGCGGCCGCCGAGGAGTTCGGGTGCAGGCTGCTGGCGACGGGGACCCCCGCGATGCCGCCCGCCCGGCCGCTGACCGTGACCGACACCGACCGCTACCGGCGCATGGCCCGGGCGTTCGACGCGCTCGTCGGCCGCTACGACGGCCTGGTCTGCGGCTGCCACGTCCACCTGGGCACCATGGACCGGGCCACCGCCCTGGACCTGTCCCACCGCCTGCGGCCGTGGCTGCCGGTCCTGCAGTCCCTCACCGGCAACTCCCCCTTCGTCCTGGGCCGTGACACCGGCTTCGACAGCTGGCGCTACAAGCAGTTCTCCCGCTGGCCCACCGTCGGCCCGGCTCCGGTGATGTGCGAGGCCCAGTACGAGGCGTACGTGGGCGCCCTGGTCGAGCACCGGATCCTGATGGACCGGCGGATGCTCTACTGGTACGCCCGCCCCTCCGAGCACGTCCCCACCCTCGAAATCCGCGTGGCCGACTCCAACGCCGACATCGAGACGGTGGTCCTGGTGGCCGCCCTCCTCCGCGGGCTCGCCCAGGACCTGCTCGCCGAGGCCGAGCGCCACCAGCCGCCGCCGGAGGTCTCCGACCGGCGGCTGCGCGCCGCGCACGAGCTCGCCGCGGCCGAAGGGCTGCACGGCTGGGGGCTGGACCCCTTCAGCGGTGAACGGCTGCCCGCCGGCACCCTGGTGGACCGCCTCCTGGCCCGGGCGGCGCCCGGGCTCGAGGCCGCCGGGGACCTGGCCCTGGTGGAGGACCTGCTGCGCCGGCTGCGGCGCGAGGGCAGCGGGGCCGCCCGGCAGCGGGCGGCGCTGCACCGGCACGGCCGCCTCAGCGAGGTCGTCGACGAGCTGGCCGCCGCCACCGCCACCGTCTGA
- a CDS encoding SpoIIE family protein phosphatase yields the protein MNEDIQVDDLIDSAAQAAGGWLGSLPVALMATSANGTIVRWNQVAQELLGYAPPQMLGHNIADLLHPGSDRSLGRSLWETVATGRGVMGTVTAWHRDGHPMELEIWASPVADRQGHGTATVLVFAAEAPAARRIRGSSAVWDGLFARSPVGIAILDTQLRFLQVNAALEAMNGLPESAHVGRRLAEILPAVNAREMEEAMLQVLETGEPVLDRRRVGRTPAEPEHDRVWSCSYVRVEDPAHKPIGVIASLVDITEQRRDHVEAEAGRRRLALLSEASIRMGSSLDLERTAQELADLAVPRLADAVTVDVLDALAHGEEPGMGLTGGAALRRLGRAPLGGSRVTDILAPLGRTLVFPATAPYTQALASRQPFLVARLDAQAIAPAARHTARPAQLVEAGVHSLVMAPLVARDRVLGVAVFYRTRPGGPFGAEDVTLAAELAARAALSIDNARLYHREHETAVILQRSMLPQHITPPRGIEVSHRYLPASDVNEVGGDWYDVLPLAGGKAALLIGDVMGHGIAAAAVMGRLSASVRSLARLDLSPVRLLHQLEAALDDLAEPMLATFLYVVVDPAAGRCTVTRAGHPPPVLALPDGTVRILDTPPGVPLGVGGIAFTPTEVEVPPGSLLVLYTDGLIEARGSDLDERLAELAQLLADPQRSLDHVCDSLITHLVPAAADDDIALLVARVGG from the coding sequence ATGAACGAGGACATCCAGGTCGACGACCTGATCGACAGCGCGGCGCAGGCCGCGGGCGGCTGGCTGGGTTCCCTGCCCGTCGCCCTCATGGCCACCAGCGCCAACGGCACCATCGTGCGCTGGAACCAGGTCGCGCAGGAACTCCTCGGCTACGCCCCGCCGCAGATGCTCGGCCACAACATCGCCGACCTCCTCCACCCCGGATCCGACCGCAGCCTGGGCCGCTCCCTGTGGGAGACGGTGGCCACCGGCCGCGGAGTGATGGGCACGGTCACCGCCTGGCACCGCGACGGCCACCCGATGGAGCTGGAGATCTGGGCCTCACCCGTGGCCGACCGGCAGGGCCACGGGACCGCCACCGTGCTGGTCTTCGCCGCCGAGGCACCCGCCGCCCGGCGCATCCGGGGCTCCTCCGCCGTGTGGGACGGCCTGTTCGCCCGCTCGCCCGTCGGCATCGCCATCCTCGACACCCAGCTGCGGTTCCTCCAGGTCAACGCCGCCCTGGAGGCGATGAACGGGCTGCCGGAGTCGGCGCACGTGGGACGCCGGCTCGCCGAGATCCTGCCCGCCGTCAACGCCCGCGAGATGGAGGAGGCGATGCTCCAGGTCCTGGAGACCGGGGAGCCGGTCCTCGACCGCCGCCGGGTCGGGCGGACCCCCGCCGAACCGGAGCACGACCGGGTGTGGTCCTGCTCCTACGTCCGGGTCGAGGACCCCGCGCACAAGCCCATCGGGGTCATCGCCTCCCTCGTGGACATCACCGAGCAGCGGCGCGACCACGTCGAGGCCGAGGCGGGCCGGCGCCGGCTCGCCCTGCTCAGCGAGGCCAGCATCCGGATGGGCTCCAGCCTCGACCTGGAGCGCACCGCGCAGGAACTCGCCGACCTCGCCGTGCCCCGCCTCGCCGACGCCGTCACCGTCGACGTGCTCGACGCCCTGGCCCACGGTGAGGAGCCCGGCATGGGCCTCACCGGCGGCGCGGCCCTGCGGCGGCTGGGCCGGGCCCCGCTCGGCGGCTCCCGGGTGACGGACATCCTCGCCCCGCTCGGCCGGACCCTCGTCTTCCCCGCGACCGCCCCGTACACCCAGGCCCTGGCCTCCCGGCAGCCCTTCCTGGTGGCCCGCCTGGACGCACAGGCCATCGCCCCGGCGGCCCGGCACACGGCCAGACCCGCCCAACTGGTCGAGGCGGGCGTCCACTCCCTCGTCATGGCCCCGCTGGTGGCCCGGGACCGGGTCCTCGGCGTCGCCGTCTTCTACCGCACCCGGCCGGGCGGCCCCTTCGGCGCCGAGGACGTCACCCTGGCCGCCGAACTCGCCGCCCGTGCCGCCCTCAGCATCGACAACGCCCGCCTCTACCACCGCGAGCACGAGACCGCCGTCATCCTCCAGCGCAGCATGCTGCCCCAGCACATCACCCCGCCCCGGGGCATCGAGGTGAGCCACCGCTACCTGCCCGCCAGCGACGTCAACGAGGTCGGCGGGGACTGGTACGACGTGCTGCCCCTGGCGGGAGGCAAGGCCGCGCTGCTGATCGGCGACGTCATGGGCCACGGCATCGCCGCCGCCGCCGTCATGGGCCGGCTCTCCGCCTCCGTACGCTCCCTCGCCCGCCTGGACCTGTCGCCCGTGCGGCTGCTGCACCAGCTGGAGGCCGCCCTCGACGACCTCGCCGAGCCGATGCTGGCCACCTTCCTCTACGTGGTCGTCGACCCCGCCGCCGGCCGCTGCACCGTCACCCGCGCCGGCCATCCGCCGCCCGTCCTCGCCCTCCCCGACGGGACCGTGCGCATCCTCGACACCCCGCCCGGGGTCCCCCTGGGCGTCGGCGGCATCGCCTTCACCCCGACCGAGGTCGAGGTGCCCCCGGGCAGCCTCCTCGTCCTCTACACCGACGGCCTGATCGAGGCCCGCGGCAGCGACCTCGACGAGCGCCTGGCCGAACTGGCCCAGCTCCTCGCGGACCCGCAGCGCAGCCTGGACCACGTCTGCGACTCCCTGATCACGCACCTGGTCCCGGCGGCCGCGGACGACGACATCGCCCTCCTGGTCGCACGGGTGGGCGGCTGA